A single genomic interval of Terriglobus albidus harbors:
- a CDS encoding TIM barrel protein, with amino-acid sequence MMNRRHFHKLSLSAAAMPFLGGLEAAVAAPAPSNTFSVMLWTLDNKLSFEQKLELVASAGYSSVEVGNEYEKWTPEEWKTNLAALKKYKLGVDSAVPGRNSLADQSKRTFLHDDLVKAIPGAKELGCKQFIYTAFKRVPDQTPEQQRAAIVDTLKYAADVLEKDQIEIVLEPIDLLEHKEEAVVSVSEAFAICREVNSPRIKVLYDFYHEQRQAGNLIEKLDGNIDLVGLVHIADVPGRHEPGTGEMNYTNIYRKLAELKYNRVICMEFRATGDWVKTLKTAREEAIAALKS; translated from the coding sequence ATGATGAATCGTCGTCACTTCCACAAGCTTTCCCTGAGTGCGGCCGCAATGCCGTTTCTCGGTGGCCTTGAAGCTGCCGTCGCCGCCCCGGCCCCGTCCAACACCTTCTCCGTCATGCTGTGGACGCTGGACAATAAACTGAGCTTCGAACAGAAGCTCGAACTGGTGGCCTCCGCCGGCTATAGCTCTGTCGAGGTCGGCAACGAGTATGAGAAGTGGACCCCGGAGGAGTGGAAGACCAATCTCGCCGCGTTGAAGAAGTACAAGCTCGGCGTCGACTCAGCCGTCCCTGGCCGCAACTCTCTGGCCGATCAGAGCAAGCGCACCTTCCTGCACGATGACCTGGTCAAAGCCATCCCCGGCGCAAAAGAGCTGGGGTGCAAGCAGTTCATCTACACCGCGTTCAAGCGTGTCCCTGACCAGACGCCGGAGCAGCAGCGCGCCGCTATCGTCGATACGCTGAAGTACGCCGCTGATGTTCTCGAAAAGGACCAGATCGAGATCGTGCTCGAACCCATCGACCTGCTGGAGCACAAGGAAGAAGCGGTGGTCAGCGTGAGCGAAGCCTTCGCCATCTGCCGCGAGGTCAACAGCCCGCGCATCAAGGTGTTGTACGACTTCTACCATGAGCAGCGGCAGGCCGGGAACCTGATCGAAAAGCTCGACGGCAACATCGACCTGGTCGGCCTGGTGCACATCGCCGATGTCCCCGGACGCCACGAGCCTGGCACCGGCGAGATGAACTACACCAACATCTACCGCAAGCTGGCGGAACTGAAGTACAACCGCGTCATCTGCATGGAGTTCCGCGCCACCGGCGACTGGGTCAAAACCCTGAAGACCGCCCGCGAAGAAGCCATCGCAGCCCTCAAGTCGTAG
- a CDS encoding ester cyclase — translation MTSAETGALLQRWFDEVWNQGKESTIHELFDKNGKAHGWPEPTSVLRGPKEFAKVFHQFRSAFSEIKITIHEIIAEGGHGAVRWTCTSKHTGDGLGFAGTNKPVTLPGSSFILCKNGKLLEGWNFLDQTSVIHQLRIAADKNAAAGKQRSAGISKPVAPIRKKSGRSLK, via the coding sequence ATGACGTCAGCAGAGACCGGGGCCCTCCTCCAACGCTGGTTCGATGAAGTCTGGAACCAAGGCAAAGAGTCGACCATCCACGAACTCTTCGACAAGAATGGCAAGGCTCACGGCTGGCCGGAACCCACATCGGTCCTCCGAGGGCCTAAGGAGTTTGCCAAAGTCTTCCACCAGTTCCGGTCAGCATTCTCTGAGATCAAAATAACCATCCACGAGATCATCGCCGAAGGTGGCCATGGTGCCGTCCGCTGGACCTGCACCTCGAAGCACACCGGTGACGGCCTTGGGTTCGCAGGCACGAACAAACCCGTTACCCTCCCCGGCTCGTCCTTTATCCTCTGCAAAAATGGCAAGCTCTTAGAAGGTTGGAACTTCCTCGATCAGACTAGCGTTATTCATCAACTGCGGATCGCCGCGGACAAAAATGCCGCGGCAGGTAAGCAGCGAAGTGCCGGCATCAGTAAGCCTGTAGCGCCGATCAGGAAAAAATCTGGCCGCTCTCTAAAATAG
- a CDS encoding TolC family protein: MKTARFPLYPLPLLFACMLLASAKLEAQLSFASAIDLALRNSPRVKMAEADAAKATAVLSESRVVFIPVLNAGSGLGYSYGFPVGQPTLYNVTSQSLVFDLAQKKYIDAARMGLEAANLALADARQAVAEDAARTCVVLDHDVQRLEALKQEQGFAAHLVEIVRLRMDAGQDNRMELTKSRLALAQITLARLHEDTDIAFQRTHLANLTGLPSEGLSIVPGSIPLPPSPKTVSDSEYVPAIHAAYVNARSKFQVAFGDARKLYRPRVGFNFQYDRYATFNNYQDYYKPGSFRTDNFTVGTVVDLPIFQLQLRAKAKESLADALHAQSDADRLKLDFLEGRVKTINSLAELTARSEIAALEREIAEQQLQALRIQLNEGSGNSGAPPSPKDEQNALIQERQKYLDLLDADRQLREAQISALRLTGQLEEWLKNADR; the protein is encoded by the coding sequence ATGAAAACCGCGCGTTTTCCTCTTTATCCCCTGCCTCTGCTATTCGCATGCATGCTGCTTGCATCAGCGAAGCTTGAAGCGCAGCTCTCGTTCGCCTCTGCGATCGACCTGGCGCTTCGCAATAGCCCGCGGGTAAAGATGGCCGAAGCAGATGCAGCCAAAGCGACGGCTGTTCTTTCGGAATCGCGTGTCGTGTTCATTCCGGTATTGAATGCCGGTTCAGGGCTGGGCTACTCCTACGGGTTCCCTGTCGGTCAACCGACTCTCTATAACGTCACCTCGCAGTCACTTGTCTTTGATCTCGCCCAGAAAAAGTACATCGACGCAGCGCGGATGGGACTCGAAGCGGCCAATCTTGCATTGGCGGACGCGCGCCAGGCCGTAGCGGAAGATGCTGCCCGTACGTGCGTTGTGCTGGACCACGACGTGCAGCGGCTTGAGGCATTGAAACAGGAACAGGGATTTGCAGCGCATCTCGTGGAGATTGTGCGTTTGCGCATGGATGCCGGTCAGGACAATCGGATGGAACTGACAAAGTCCCGCCTGGCCCTGGCTCAAATCACCCTCGCCAGGCTGCATGAGGACACGGATATCGCTTTTCAACGTACTCACCTAGCGAATCTGACAGGACTGCCCTCTGAAGGCCTTTCCATCGTTCCCGGCAGCATTCCGCTGCCTCCATCTCCGAAGACTGTGAGCGATAGCGAGTACGTACCGGCTATTCACGCGGCGTACGTCAACGCGCGGTCAAAATTCCAGGTTGCTTTTGGCGATGCAAGAAAGCTGTATCGTCCACGTGTCGGTTTCAATTTTCAATACGACCGCTACGCGACGTTCAATAACTATCAGGACTATTACAAACCCGGTTCGTTCCGGACAGATAACTTCACTGTAGGGACGGTGGTGGACCTCCCTATCTTTCAACTTCAGCTACGTGCCAAGGCAAAGGAATCACTGGCCGACGCATTGCACGCGCAGTCTGACGCGGATCGTTTGAAGCTTGATTTCCTGGAAGGCCGGGTAAAAACAATCAACTCACTCGCAGAGCTCACCGCAAGGAGTGAGATCGCTGCGCTGGAGCGTGAGATTGCGGAACAACAGCTTCAGGCACTACGGATTCAGTTGAATGAGGGATCTGGCAATAGCGGCGCTCCACCATCTCCAAAAGACGAACAAAATGCGCTCATTCAGGAACGGCAGAAGTATCTTGATCTTCTCGATGCCGATCGGCAGCTTCGCGAAGCACAGATCAGCGCGTTGCGCCTGACGGGGCAATTGGAAGAGTGGCTGAAGAACGCCGACAGGTAG
- a CDS encoding ubiquitin carboxyl-terminal hydrolase 14: MAQHACKHFAHLHPVTPSANGCEECLKMGSSWVHLRMCLVCGHVGCCDSSPNKHATKHFHDTKHPIMRSVEPGESWAWCFVDEVVEELLQ; encoded by the coding sequence GTGGCTCAGCATGCCTGCAAACACTTCGCGCACCTGCATCCGGTAACCCCTTCCGCCAACGGCTGTGAAGAGTGCCTGAAGATGGGCAGCTCCTGGGTGCACCTGAGGATGTGCCTGGTCTGCGGACATGTAGGCTGCTGCGATTCTTCACCGAACAAGCACGCCACCAAGCACTTTCATGACACCAAGCACCCCATCATGCGCTCGGTCGAACCCGGCGAGAGCTGGGCTTGGTGCTTTGTGGATGAAGTCGTCGAAGAACTGCTTCAGTAG
- the hemH gene encoding ferrochelatase, whose translation MHAILLLAHGTPDTLGEMKAYLDLVTSGRGVPDHVVEELQHRYAEIGLREEPGPEPPHLTRWTMRQAELLRTKISEPVYVAMRNWKPLIAPVIEQMKADGVTSARVLCLAPQNSRTSIGLYKRDLVKALGETPAIQIDFVEGWHNHPKLIEAFADRLLHTRVPQISIDVNNKRAVLFTAHSVPSRTVQGDNPDPYADEAKDTAALVAQKAGINDWYFAFQSQGASGGPWLGPTVEDSLRSLKDRGYDEVVLHPIGFVCDHVEVLYDIDINFQQFAKEIGIRLSRPESLNDHPLLIEALADLAGSRR comes from the coding sequence ATGCACGCGATTCTTCTGCTCGCTCACGGCACGCCGGATACTCTCGGCGAGATGAAGGCCTACCTCGACCTCGTAACCTCCGGCCGCGGGGTTCCTGATCACGTCGTCGAAGAGCTGCAGCACCGCTACGCCGAGATCGGCCTGCGCGAAGAGCCCGGTCCTGAACCGCCACACCTCACGCGTTGGACAATGAGACAGGCAGAGCTGCTACGCACAAAGATCAGCGAGCCGGTTTATGTTGCCATGCGCAACTGGAAGCCGCTGATCGCTCCCGTGATCGAGCAGATGAAGGCAGACGGCGTCACTTCGGCACGCGTGCTCTGCCTGGCCCCACAGAACTCGCGTACCTCCATCGGTCTCTACAAACGCGATCTGGTGAAAGCCCTGGGCGAAACTCCCGCCATCCAGATCGACTTCGTCGAAGGCTGGCATAATCATCCGAAGCTGATCGAAGCCTTCGCCGATCGTCTGCTGCATACACGCGTTCCTCAGATATCGATCGACGTCAATAACAAGCGGGCAGTCCTGTTTACAGCCCACTCCGTTCCCTCCCGCACGGTGCAGGGGGATAACCCCGATCCCTATGCCGACGAGGCCAAGGATACAGCCGCCCTGGTCGCACAGAAGGCCGGCATTAACGACTGGTACTTCGCCTTTCAATCACAAGGCGCCAGCGGAGGCCCATGGCTCGGACCCACGGTTGAAGATTCCCTCCGCTCGCTGAAAGATCGCGGCTATGATGAGGTCGTGCTGCACCCTATCGGCTTCGTCTGCGACCACGTCGAAGTGCTCTACGACATCGACATCAACTTCCAGCAGTTCGCAAAAGAGATCGGCATCAGGCTGTCACGGCCGGAGTCGTTGAACGATCATCCGCTGCTGATCGAAGCACTCGCCGATTTGGCTGGTTCACGCCGCTAG